Sequence from the Bombus pyrosoma isolate SC7728 linkage group LG3, ASM1482585v1, whole genome shotgun sequence genome:
agaataaaaatataggataCTATACGGCTTTaggatagaaaaatattatgaactaTTTACTTTACTTCATCTGACAATGagtgttacaattttttgaataattattatgattcAGGCAGATATGAATAATGTATGCATACTATCATTatgaaacaacaaaaaaagGTATTTTTCTCGCATTACGTGATGCAAGCCAAGGTATTAACACCATTTATATTCATCGAACAACTTCCGCAAATTCCTTCGCGACAGGATCTTCGATAGGATAACGTGGGATCATGTTCTGCTTTTATTAATGCCAATACATCTAATACCATGGTGCcgcatttatttaaatccaCACTGAATTGTTGCATGAAAGGTTTTACGTTTGGTTTTTCAGGATTCCAACGATATACTCGAACAGTCTGCAGTCTCGGCTTTTCCGGTACCTTCCGATCCTAAATATGGATTAATGAtaagaaggaaggaaattttataattctatgcgtaataaaatttatgaaacgaaaaaagaaatacagaggaaatgaaaaaggtttttattaataaatatgaatttttaatataactgtAACATTTATGGTTGCTAACTTCTGGAGGTGTTTTGCATTCTTTCACAACGGCGATTTCGGCGTTAATTATGTTTTCTGTCTCAGATGGTTGCTTTTCTGCCTTTCCTGCACTGGACAAAAATCTATGGCTTGAAAAACGACTATTTTGACGCATGCCTCGTCGAAGAGATACAATTGTACAAAACCAAAATCGGCTCGCATGACTAATAATATTGAAGTTGAACATCGTACTTGTAgaagttttatgaaaaacCTTTTATAAGTATCACCTGAGATTATAAAGGcatatttcgtttttctaatctttttatcattttgttttGTAGTGACAGTGTAATTCTTagttaaaatagaaacaaaatatcatcATTTGAAAGAACTTCATAGTTGTTCTTTGACGATTTGTTCAcattaagagaaaaaaattattatgttatacacATAGTTTATATAATGCTggataatatagaaataatgaaataaaaatagtagtaTCATATGTTTTTGAATTAAAGTTAGATCCAATAAACACatgaattgtataaaaattataagattaCAAGTATGCAACCACACAATTACAAATTCACAATAATTCGTGAAaacaaatgataatatttcattgacgTACAACGTTTGATATGGATATGTGACGCCAAGGATTGTTGATTTTGCAGTACCGAATTTGtgatataaagttatattcaTACATGGATGATCATTTATGCAATATtcatatgtttttatttactaaaagtataattattaaataataatattattaaaatacctaATATTTGATcctaaaataatgaaaacaatatgtttcatattttaaagcaataaattccatttatttgaaCATTAATCTTTACTTATACTGTTGCTCAACATTTGTTCCGCGGCACAATATTTTAAGTATCTCGAGCTATTTTAAAAGGTCAGAAGTTATCGCTCGTTACACACGAGTTATAATGGATTAACCCCCGCAAAGAAGCAGTCTTCTTCCTGCGAATCAAGCTACagcaataaatattcgttaaaattttcatagttCTACAGATATAAGCAAGAACGATTAAACGTTTCAACTTTACTTGATTACCACCTGTTGCCTCAAGAAACACGTTATTGTTTAAGTAGTGGGAATCACatcaaatacaattttgaatCACGTGTATTAAATTAGGAAGCCAATAAAGCAATAGAAAGAGCTTTACTACATTCAGAGcttaatattcttaaaaaagtGCAAAAACTTCccgaaagataataaatacggaggttataaatttattgtattatgtagataatttataatatcgaataatattggTAATACTATCACGAAATGATCTTGTAATggatttatgaatattttgtttttatttaatatatagtaaatatttatacatgatatgtataatgtggtattatatacatatgtaaatattatcatacaaaatttgataagcttatttgtttgtatatactcttattatgttacatctttttacaattcattcatcattaatataaaatttaatattttttaggcAGCATGCAGTATGCGGTTTTAGTTATTGGTAGTGGTGGTAGAGAACATGCTATTGCTTGGAAACTTTCACAATCTCCTTATGTAAGTGccttaaatataatatattattatataggtaaataaaattaataaaacttctaggtaaataaaatttatgtttctccTGGAAATAGTGGAATTTCATCAGTTGACAAAGTTTCTttagttaaattaaatgttaaagaCAATaaggtatatttttattattttatgaattggactatataattatatgaatgaattaaataaaattatgctaGGATTTTTTATCACATAGGAAGTAGCAACATGGAGCAaagataataaagtaaatttggTAATTATTGGTCCAGAAGAATATTTGGCTAATGGATTAGCAGATGAATTAAAGAATGCAGGTATTAATTGTTTTGGTCCACAAAAAGCAGCATCTAAAATTGAAGCGGATAAATACTGGGCAAAAGAATTCATGGATAAATGTCAAATTCCAACTGCAAGATGGAAGGGATTTGTAAATGCAGAAGAAgcaaagaaatttgttaaaaggtatattaaaaaattatatttataggtaaattttaagaaaaagtattaaatatataataatttattatagtgCACCATTTCCAGCACTTGTAGTAAAAGCTTCAGGTTTAGCAGCTGGAAAAGGAGTCATAGTAgcaaaagataaagaagaagcTTGTAAAGCTAtagatgaaatattaacaaacagaaaatttgGGTCTGCTGGTGAATCAATAGTTGTAGAAGAATTATTAGAAGGAGAAGAAGTATCTGTACTTGCATTTACAGATggtataaaaacaatttttaatcataattattgtaattttattatgcaaaaacttccttttttctaCAGGGAAAACTATTGTGCCAATGGCACCTGCACAAGatcataaaagaatatttgatgGTGATACAGGACCAAATACTGGTGGTATGGGTGCTTATTGCCCATGTCCATTGTTAAACAAAGCAGATTACGAAGTAGTGAAAGCAGACATCTTACAAAAAGCTGTTGACGGTCTTAGACaagaacaaatttcatttgttgGTTTGTATAAGATACTAGAgctatattataatttataatgcattttacagaaacaatttaatgtaaaaaaatttattatttttgaaaatataggTGTATTATACGCTGGATTAATGTTAACAAAAGAAGGACCAAAAGTTCTAGAATTTAACTGTAGATTTGGAGATCCTGAAACGCAAGTAGTGTTACCATTGTTGAaatcagatttatttaatattatgaaggttattttttattttaatatgagaAATTATAACTATGAATTAATAACTGCATGGATTAATGAACAAATTAGAGAATTAAggtaatatttattgatataggCCTGTTGTGAGGGTTCTTTAGTTGAATCTGAAGTTATATGGGAAGAAAATCTGTTTGCTGTTGGTGTTATTTTAGCATCTCGAGGATATCCAGTATCATCATCAAAGGGTCAAGTTATAATAGGCGTCAATGATATTTCGCGTGAAACAAATCAGTTTGTTTTCCATAGTGGCACAAGTATCTCTTCTGAAGGAGAGTTATTAACTAACGGTATATTTTGTTGAACGGTATCTGGTTGTGTCAATtcgtatatagatatatatatgagtttagtaatatttgtctgtttatttattaggTGGAAGAGTTTTAATTACTGTAAGTTTAGCACCTTCATTGGCTTTGGCTGCTGCTAAAGCAACACGTGCCGCCCGAATCATATCATTTGAAGGAAAGCAATTTAGAACAGATATAGCACATAAAGGAATAGCAAGGTAtcacataataaaaattatatagaaaagagaaagatttaaTCAAGTAATATTACCAGATCTATATTGCACCATGGACAATTGACATATAAAAGTAGTGGTGTGGACATAGAAGCTGGAAATTCATTAGTTTCAGCTATTAAACCAACAACTTACTCGACACAACGTTTAGGTACAATGGGTTCGATTGGTAGTTTTGGTGGTTTATTTGACATAAAAGCTACTGGTTATAAAGATCCAATCTTAATATCTGGAACCGATGGTGTTGGAACTAAATTAAAggtatatagatatttataggaaatttaaaagattatataatgtatagaCATTATATCTCTATAATGTATAAGCAATAATAATTCCAATGTAACAACAATATCTAAAATCTATCAATTTTGCAGATAGCGTTTGAATGCAAAAAACATAATACAGTGGGCATAGATTTAGTGGCTATGTGTGTAAATGATGTTCTTGCACATGGTGCTGAACCTTTATTCTTTCTGGATTATTTTGCTTGTGGTAAATTAAACGTTGATATAGCTAGCAATGTTATAAATGGAATAAGTGAAGGATGTAGAAAAGCTGGATGTTCATtagtaagaaaaaataagtgtactttttaatcttttcctCTAATATATCGATTAAGTaagaatgttatacgtaaaTAATGGATCTAGATAGGCGGGGAAACAGCAGAAATGCCAGATATGTATTCCAACGAAGAATACGATTTAGCCGGTTTTGCTGTGGGAGTAGTTGAAAGAAATGATTTGCTTCCACGTGTAAATGACATAAAAGAAGGTGATATTGTAATTGGCCTATCATCAAGTGGTGTGCATAGTAATGGATTCAGTCttgttcgaaaaattttaaaattagcaaataaaaaatattcagttgTGGCAcctttttctgaaaataatcGTACAATCGGtatttgttttgtttctttatctatGGTATTTTTCCTACTATAGAAAGAGAAGTTTATTTACATCTATTGTTCTTTAAAGGCGAAGAATTGTTAGAACCAACGAAAATTTACGTAAAAGGAGTAATTCCTGCTTTGCGCACGAATTTAGTAAAAGCATTTGCGCATATTACTGGAGGAGGTCTGACAGAAAACATCCCAAGAATTTTACCAAAAGATATGGGAGCAGTTTTGGATGCAAAGACGTGGATTATTCAACCAATTTTTGCTTGGTTGGCAACTGTAGGTAAGAAAAcgcaaatattattcaaattttaacatataaatttattttatagttatatattttttaaaatatctatatatttcataGGAGAAgttaataaagaagaaatgttaAGAACGTTTAATTGTGGCATTGGTGCTATCCTAATTTGTTCGGAAAGAGATAAAGACGAAGTGTtaagtaaattacaaatagaaaatcCTAAGATTATTGgacatataattaattgtaaaagtaAGCTTcatttaaaactattttatcaaaaatacttttatttatatttatacacattaaatattacagaaaatcACACCAGAAtacatgttaaaaattttgagGAAGCATTAGAATTGAAAATGAGACAATACATACCAGatataatttcacaattaAGTAAGCCTTTAAAAAAGGTGGGTGTTTTGATATCCGGTAGTGGAACCAATTTACAATCACTAATTGATGCAACTAAAGATCGATCTCAACATATTGGTGCAGAAATTGTTATAGTAATATCTAATAAACCAAATGTTGAAGGACTTAAACGAGCTGAAAAAGCTGGTATTAAGACGGTGGTAATtgttgtttttaaaattttgtacatttctttACCTTTCATCCATAAATCATTTCAATATGTGATCATAGGTTATTAAACATACGGATTATCCTAATCGAGACGCATTCGATGCAGCAATGAATGTTGAACTCAATACTTTTGGAGTTGAAATAGTCTGTCTTGCTGGTTTCATGCGCATTTTATCAGATAATTTCGTAAATCAATGGCGTGGTGCCTTAATAAATGTGCATCCTTCATTGTTACCATCATTTAAAGGTGCACATGCACATAGAGATGTTTTAGCAGCCGGAGTACGTGTTTCTGGATGTACAGTGCATTTCGTGAAAGtatgatatatgttatattagaaatttttctttacattaaagaattcttttgtattattaaaaataattttcagccTGATATAGACTCTGGAGCAATCATTGAACAAGCAGCAGTACCTGTATTGCCACATGACACTATAGAAACTCTTCAAGAGCGAGTGAAGACAGTTGAACATTGTATCTTCCCACTAGCTCTAAAACATTTAGCTACGGGAAGGATACAGTTAAACGAAGATAATTCCATTACATGGAATTATTAAACTCGAGATattgtgtaattattttatgtatcatttgatacatttatatataatatacatacatatttttttaatttatatacatatattaaattttttatcaatagaACTAAATCAGTATAgaagtatcaaatttttttaaaagaaatgtagtaaaataatctaatacaataaaacagtATGTTTTCTAtgatacttttttatttaaaaattgaaaatatcattcCAAATAAAGTGTCTTCCTCTTTGATAGGGGCATTAGAATCtacttttattgaattatctattttaattgctttttgTGGTGGTGTTGAAAGCGCCTCGTTTGCAAGATCTTCTAATTTAGTATGAAGCATTTGTTTCTGAAGTATAGgtactaataaattatacttatcgattttactatttattcgttttgtttcagacctaaaattttctacaatgTTCCTCCAAGTTTCTTCATCTGTGTAGTTTAATGGAAGATGTCCCACATTATTACGAGcgtttattaattgttttcgCAAATGTTGtatttcttctcttatttcttTAGATAATTGTATCCATTCTGGAGTAAATCCATTTTCTATTAGTATctgcaatttaatattctgcatataatttattgtaaatttctaatttatattaatttatcataccTCATTTAATTTGTAAGTAACAAAATCAACATATGGACTTCgagtatttgtattttctttcaatggTTTACCCATGCCTGGTAGGTCTTTAAATTCACCTTTATTCATTGCTTCTTGAATTAAATCTTCTACTAAACGATCCATACCAAAACgtgttttaatatctttgGCACGTTGTTTATCCATTCCAACTAATGTATTACGTTCTTCAGcttgcaatttctttaatcTATGTTCTAATACATTGTCAACTGCCTTTTGAGCTCTTTCTATTGCATATAACTTCTGTCTTTTGCTATGTGTCCCAACCCCTACGTTATAAACTAAATAATGACGATGCTGTGGAGCTGTATGCTAAAACatgaatacatatatatatatatatatgtatactagatcaggaaaaagataatatgtaatatattaatgttgcatatatactttaatatcaaattcttcTACTTCAGGTAAGTTTGTActgttttctttatctttcattcTTGCTTTACGAATCTGTCTATAAGCAGTTTCAATCtgtgaaaaatgatattacatatgtattaaaactcgcaatattaaatattctttattagcAATACAAGATATCTCATACCTCAGAAAACTTGGCTGCATTAGCTTCTGATGTGCCACTGTCTGGATGGAATCTCTTTGCTTGATAAACAAATGCTAATCTTAGTGTCTCATCTTCACAATCTTCTGCAACTTCTAACGTTTGATACCATTTCTTGAAGTGCAATAAAGAGTATATAGATTATTTATgtcaaataacattttaattgaagaggttcaatgtatatatattttactaaacatatatatacataataattataatcatagaTAATTCTATActtaaacagaaatttttattacaattacattGAAGAATGAATGTATTCATAAGGAATTTGAAAACACTAGTAAATGTCtgaatgtaattttcatacCAAAACACATAGGACTAATATTACATAGATGTAATAGAAAACATACGTTTTTTACCTTTATATCACGTTGATGTGTGAATCTTTTTATCTGCACAAATTCCCAATAAGGTACGCAGTATATGTGCTTAAATGATTTCTTGTTACAccgattaaattttaacatgatttttaaaaagttaaatgttattataattttgatattttgttttacgaTTATATAACTTATCGTGTTATTGTAATATAGATTAACATATGAACTATTCTTTAtgacaaatattcaaaataaccTACATGTTCATTCTAAAAAACAGTTATAAATTGTATGCCATGAATGACATTCtgcaaaaatgtactttttCGTACGAATTAGATATTACGAACATATTAAAGACAATTTATTTGTCATAGAATCaacacaattattaaaaatcatataagAATGAACGTAACATTGACGTTTTAAAAACCTGTGTCATACACATATCAAGTATCACGTGATAAACAAACTCAGCTGTCCGTCATACAGTTATTTATTCATCTGCTTACTtctataacataaaataaaaaattctacagaaatttttatacatatattttaatacaataatttgtacaactcataattaacttttatgtttctattaatatattacaaataaaaattacaatatcttcatttctacatttaacaataattttgatatagcGCTATaaactacatatatacaatgtaaTGTTTATTAACTATTGGattgacaactaagtgattgcgtattttaaataagatggaaaattcaaaatttttgtttaaaaatataactttattcagTTAGGTATTGTCCATTTTTGTTGATGACCTTTTGCCATCTTTCAGGCAGTGTCATAATTCCATCTTCATAAAACTTCTGATCTTTGCCagcaaaaaattgaattaaatgtGATTTTACATCATCagcgttattaaaaattgtactatTTAAGGAGGCTTGCatggaacgaaataaatggTAATCTGAAGGCGCAAGGTCAGGGCTATTTGGCGGATGTGACAACACATCCCAACCTAGTTCCAATAATTTACGAGTGACCAAAGATGTGTAGAGGTGTACATTATCATGCTGGAAAACGACACCCTTACAATTTGCCAATTCTGGCCGCATTTCTTGAACTGCATCGCTTAGTTTGGCAAGTTGTTGAACATACTCGTTTGAATAAATCGTTTGATTTTTTGGTAAAAGTTCAAGGTACAGAATACCTTTATAATCCCACCAAACTGACAGCATAATCTTTTCTTGGTGAATCTCAGCTTCTGGTGTCGCTTGGGCTGTATAAACTATCCACTTTTCGTCGCCAGTAATCAGTCGTTTCAGAAATGGATCAATTTCGTTGCGTCTCAGAAGCGAATCGCAGATGCTAATGCGTTGCATCAAATGAATTTCCTTAAACTGATGAGGGACCGATAAATCGAGTTTCTTGACATGGCCAagctgttttaattttttttgaATGCACGTATGCGATACATTGAGTTTCTCTGCAATCTCACGCGTTGTACTATAACGATCTGAATCGATAATGGCCTTGATATGGCTCTCATCAACTTCAACTGGACGGCCAGATCGTTGAGCatttttcactgaaaaatCGCCAGAACGAAATTTGGCAAACCAATTTTGACACTGCCTTTCTTTCAAGGTTTCATTCCCATATACAGCACATAACTTTTTGTGTGCTTGCGATGCGTTCTTGCCTTTTcggaaataatacaataaaatatgtctGAAATGCACGTCttgttcttccatttttaaattgggataaaaacgaaactaaataactaatcgatacaatttttctactaaATTAAAGGTGGAAGTCCAAACAACAAGAAAACAATATAGGTTAGGTGCTTTGAAGCATTgacaaaacaaaagaatgtGCTAAGATTacctattgacaaaatccgcaatcgcctagttgccaatccaatatcATCACgctaaattaaatatcatttttaatgaagtatattttcaatgaaaaagtaTATCATGAACAAATCTAAaacatgttatttattaaattcattgaaatattaattttgaatgtGTAAATATTGTCTAGTATGTGGCCTGTATTACCACATTCTGGTAACAATATGTTTTCTAGGGAAAGTGTTATTCTTTTGTtatcgaatttcaaatataataacatgTAATCTTTAGATCACacgttcattttttatattaaaagaagtttagaaaatacgtatatttaaatacaaactGAATGtagtttattgtatttttgtaatagagggttacaaaataatttaattataaatattatttgaagatCCCGATGTTCCTTGTATGATTTTACGTGTAGTTTAAAACACGCGATCATggtttaaaatattgaaatatcatttgcaatagatacatataatatttattttatcacaaTGTCCGTTCATTAAggtttacaaaaattattatatgattacatttcaatcattttttatgACGATCTACTCAGAGACTGAGGAATCAACAAAGGACAATTTGGTTACTTAAAATACTTGTGTAATTATAAATGAGGATAATACCATGCGAATGAAACCGGATGTTTTGTAGGCCATTTTGTATTCATGCGCATTACCGTACTGTGTCTTTTTTTTCGCTTCCCGTTGACGTCAGTTTTCCGTATACTTGCAAAAGGAAGCGTTATGCGAGCTTCTAAaacttgtatttaattattttcaacacataaataatttattctttgttgTATTTATGAACTTTCTAAACCTTCTGTGAAACGTAACGCGGTGTGTGGTTGTATGGTGAATTTGTTCTGTCCAGTTCATTGTAAGACTTGCAAGTTTACGATACAAACATGCAAGAGGCGGAAGGAGCTGATGGTaagcaaatatatattgtattttttgtattcttttcttaattccttgtttttataatgtttGACGAAGAGACGAGCTATTTTGTGGCCATTATGATACACATAACCTCTATTCCAccagtatatatgtatgttgattactattactattacgtGATTCGACAGATACATAAATGAAACACTTGTTCATAGGTTCACCGTGGAACAATTCCAGTGGTTGCGATGAAGAACGTCGTCCAACTCAAAAGGAGGGtaaaaaatcgaatatattaCCTCTATGGGGAAATGAAAGGACTATGAATTTAAATCCTTTAATTTTAACCAATATACAATCATCACATTATTTTAAAGTGAATTTATATGAACTGAAAACATACCATGAGgttatcgatgaaatttactATAAGGTGTCTCATTTAGAACCATGGGAGAAAGGAAGCAGAAAAACAGCAGGCCAGACTGGCATGTGCGGAGGTGTGAGTATGTTTTCTTGTACatcgttcatttttaattgttatttattgacATAAAACTGAGGCAATCATAGAGATATTACCACATGTATAAAAACAGTCTAAATTTATAGCATTTTAAAGGATCTGGACACTCTATGAAATGAGAACTgctattaaaaacaaaaaaggtGGAACTAATTGAAGTAAATCATTCAAAGTGAAAGTTCTAAATGTTTTAGACTTTCGCTGCTATTAAATAATCAGGCATCAGTATCAAAATATTGGGCTTGAACTGGTCCGAATGCAAACATTGAGCAGACAGTCTCATTTAATACCACAGTTAATTGCAGAGTAGCATGTTCTCGgtcaataaattataatataatatgaatgtGATTAATTGACTGGGGGGTGTAAATTTAGCGTTTCATGCAGGTCCGAGGAGTCGGTGCTGGTGGAATTGTCTCAACGGCTTATTGTCTACTGTATAAACTCTTCACCTTGAGGTTAACACGGAAACAATTAAATGGTCTTATCAATCACCTTGATTCACCATATATTCGGGCATTAGGATTTATGTACATTAggtaagaatattattatattagattttACTTTAAAGAAATGTTCCAATAATTTGATGtattatgcatatattattattggtGTTAACAGATATACACAACCACCAGCGGATCTATTCAGTTGGTACAGTGATTACCTAGAGGATGAAGACGAGTTAGATGTAAAAGCTGGTGGGGGACAAGTAATGAAGATGGGTGATATTCTCAAACAATTTCTTACTAAATTAGAGTGGTTTTCAACGTTATTTCCAAGAATACCAGTGCCTATACAAAAAGAACTCGAACATCGATTAGCAGAAAGGTTTCCACAACAATCTATGAATGCTCGAAATGCAAAACCGCCTATTACTCTAAATAGTCATGGAAAGTATAGTAATAGCAGTAGTAGGAAAGATAACGGCAATCTCACCTCACGGAATCAACCGCGGCATATACCAGATAGCGAAGCTCAGTGGGGTGAGGCTGAAAGAACAAGTCACTGGCGAGCCAGGTGCGTCTACGTGGTATGAGTACAATCACGTTACTAATTTGTataagattaataatattctatgaaCTTGTTAGGAAAATTGGGTGAAGATTAGAGACGTACCATCTCCTGGAAAATACTCTTGATCTCAGTGTATCATCATTCAGTTTTCTTTAGTACATGTGTATGTTCTTATTTGATTCTTGTACAGTTATTCGCTGGCTTTATAAATTTAGTGCAATGAACTtgtttttatacttatatatgcTATTTAGATTctgaatattgaatttactGAATTTCTTTGCAAGAGCAACATTCATAAGTTacataatttcgaattttttagaaGTCATCTCGATATTCATTATCTCAATAACTGTACActaatctttttatattgGATATCAACGAATgcaagatttttaaatatctatgaACACTAAAATCTACacaaatatgtaatatcgaGGTGTTTAAGATGAATAATTTCTTGGTatccattgtaaataaatgCAACATATGTATGCACTTGCACAGgctgatattttaaaaacgttattcgttattccGCATTACTTCTCTTCGAATAATGTTTTTCTAGATCTGATGAAGATCGCAAGGACAAATACAGAGACCGAGATCGTGAGCGAGATCGtataagagaaagagaacgagaacgTGCCCGAGAAAGAGATCGAGAAAGGGATCGACATTGCAGACGATCAAACAGCCGTGATCGAAGTCGGAGACAAAGAGAACATAGAAGTCGTAGCAGAGACAGATCACATAGAGATAGAAGTAAAGATCGTTATCGTGATAAAGATCGTCATAGGGACAGGTACGTgtgctttttttaaatatatttttaattatagacTTCTAATTCCTTGTTAATTACAGAAGAGGATCACCCTATGATTATGCAACAGAACTTGCtcgtgaaagagaaagacaacgaagagaatgaaaatataagcTGGAATGTATATATCGACATAAATGTTTGTACGAGTGTAACTATAGAGATGAAAACGATTTAGAGCCGAGCCATGCGAACACCACCGCGTTTTGAACGGATTACTTCATTTGAAGTAATAGCctaaatttaattcgattatatTCACTATGTAGTTtacatgtttttataaaataaattcaagattataattattgttttacaaTTCCTTATCCtgcatatgtaatataattttttcgtaAATGTATATACgaacgtatatgtatataattacagaaaatgtttcaaatggatttcttcttaatatatgtgtaatgtagcaaattgtatttatgtttTCAGAATTAAAGAATGctataaaatcgatattttttaatatcttttaaattaatgt
This genomic interval carries:
- the LOC122565981 gene encoding dnaJ homolog subfamily C member 28 isoform X1, translating into MLKFNRCNKKSFKHIYCVPYWEFVQIKRFTHQRDIKKWYQTLEVAEDCEDETLRLAFVYQAKRFHPDSGTSEANAAKFSEIETAYRQIRKARMKDKENSTNLPEVEEFDIKHTAPQHRHYLVYNVGVGTHSKRQKLYAIERAQKAVDNVLEHRLKKLQAEERNTLVGMDKQRAKDIKTRFGMDRLVEDLIQEAMNKGEFKDLPGMGKPLKENTNTRSPYVDFVTYKLNENIKLQILIENGFTPEWIQLSKEIREEIQHLRKQLINARNNVGHLPLNYTDEETWRNIVENFRSETKRINSKIDKYNLLVPILQKQMLHTKLEDLANEALSTPPQKAIKIDNSIKVDSNAPIKEEDTLFGMIFSIFK
- the LOC122565981 gene encoding dnaJ homolog subfamily C member 28 isoform X2; this translates as MLKFNRCNKKSFKHIYCVPYWEFVQIKRFTHQRDIKKWYQTLEVAEDCEDETLRLAFVYQAKRFHPDSGTSEANAAKFSEIETAYRQIRKARMKDKENSTNLPEVEEFDIKHTAPQHRHYLVYNVGVGTHSKRQKLYAIERAQKAVDNVLEHRLKKLQAEERNTLVGMDKQRAKDIKTRFGMDRLVEDLIQEAMNKGEFKDLPGMGKPLKENTNTRSPYVDFVTYKLNEILIENGFTPEWIQLSKEIREEIQHLRKQLINARNNVGHLPLNYTDEETWRNIVENFRSETKRINSKIDKYNLLVPILQKQMLHTKLEDLANEALSTPPQKAIKIDNSIKVDSNAPIKEEDTLFGMIFSIFK